One Leucoraja erinacea ecotype New England chromosome 3, Leri_hhj_1, whole genome shotgun sequence genomic window carries:
- the ccl19b gene encoding C-C motif chemokine 19b codes for MTLHIQYAVLLCTALFHLSQGRWGNDGAMDCCLEVSHKVIPRKIVAAYKVQGSSSGCRIQAVVFITVKNRKLCAPHDARWVKNLMRWSDKTHGSSG; via the exons ATGACCCTCCACATCCAATACGCCGTCCTGCTCTGCACCGCACTCTTTCACCTCAGTCAAG GGCGTTGGGGTAATGATGGAGCCATGGACTGCTGCCTGGAGGTGAGCCACAAGGTTATCCCCAGAAAGATCGTGGCCGCCTACAAGGTAcagggcagcagcagcggctgccGCATCCAAGCCGTTGT CTTCATCACGGTCAAAAACAGGAAGCTGTGTGCCCCACACGATGCCCGCTGGGTAAAGAATTTGATGAGGTGGTCTGACAAGACCCATGGATCCAG CGGATAA